The Triticum aestivum cultivar Chinese Spring chromosome 7B, IWGSC CS RefSeq v2.1, whole genome shotgun sequence genome window below encodes:
- the LOC123157096 gene encoding uncharacterized protein, with product MENGGQTEHTIDLPNTGNHLGEGSKDGFGMVTDSTRQDSVNGLSSRSLLSSSPEPEPEPIPVDFELLWRLRKYLVLLGVLAVTVTYNAGLTPPGGSWTLNTDGHDAGDPVLHVGYSLRYEVFFYCNTTAFAASLVLVILLLSKSVTKRNIWLRSMQLTMLLDLFSLLGAFAAGSCRAPKSSIYIWILVFAVFVYVVIHTLVSRRVIPKSLRKKLQTMMDEIRSRRGGSVSSTQASSNPEEDVEEDRKFILMLATFAATITYQAGLNPPGGFWAENPSYEHPPATSILRSNYLHRYNIFICCNATSFVASLVTIILLLSPELSSHGIRSKAVIVCVVFDLFGLIGAYAAGCCRSVRTSFFVVFITVIVWVCFAVLAAAFVYKPVADWLQKIKDHKCFKKLGRLFSLESGNSEQDHSHATGQHTTDLATVTPEEGSASDTENRVQNSKQDGILREHQHADSQKIANNEEAEPSSEQPSVNDPQPGNTTNIVFNPEGQCIDCQSVANDAVSDTGHPSIKCHQATNTVNQVPSTDNHSADNQQDASKKEQLSPNNGPKTANIVDYMPKKQVADTKGQSSSTDECKDAVILVDDSSEQTTSDNHCNGATNDHQVQQVHSDGPMRTSEIEMVGSNNIVVPYENGNVDKKGGPTEDSSKKNSDDGPTSEPLKKSRTYLLLLAILAVSLTYQSGLNPPGGFWSRTENGHSAGDPILEDNHHPRYIAFFYLNAVAFVASFVMIIMLLNKRISEKATKRFALQIAMIVDLLALMGAYVMGSSREARSSMYISLLVGLVLAYVGIHLLIAHVIPEGWKKVVAEKLKLFSCKHLWPKLHQDGENQNGDVDGKEWERRRNLLLILAVLAATVTYQAGINPPGSVWSDDKKVSGTPGSPILQHNHSKRYDVFYYSNSVTFVSSVVITILLVNKESCERGIKCYALRVCLVVGLVGLLIAYAAGSCRKAKESKYLIIIAVAVLAFLVIQVLILSSTHGTVWGPLSKFLEDSLKRLLRPKESRQETVSERQESSDQNEKEKRKRHKYLMLLAVLAASITYQAGLNPPGGFWSDDSNHVAGNPVLHDIHPWRYRAFFIFNGISFMTSIVVIMFLLKKAVRRNGVLLEVLHLIMILDLLALMTAFAAGSCRKLRTSMYVYGLVIAVAVYLVVAIGVASGIAKCLRPRQRNGHSLEGNPESASTTNPPIAAQQV from the coding sequence ATGGAAAACGGCGGGCAGACCGAACACACCATTGATCTGCCCAACACTGGGAATCATTTAGGTGAAGGCAGCAAGGATGGGTTTGGCATGGTTACTGACAGCACTAGGCAAGATTCAGTTAATGGATTGTCCAGCAGGTCTTTATTATCCAGTAGCcctgaacctgaacctgaaccCATCCCTGTTGATTTTGAGCTCCTGTGGAGACTGCGGAAGTATTTAGTACTGCTTGGAGTCTTAGCAGTTACTGTGACATACAATGCTGGATTAACACCACCAGGGGGATCTTGGACACTAAACACGGATGGCCATGATGCTGGTGACCCTGTCCTGCATGTTGGCTACTCTCTAAGATATGAGGTATTCTTTTACTGCAACACAACAGCCTTTGCTGCATCTCTTGTCTTAGTCATCTTGCTTCTAAGTAAGAGTGTGACGAAGCGGAATATATGGCTCCGTTCAATGCAATTGACCATGCTGCTGGACTTATTTAGCCTGCTGGGGGCCTTTGCTGCTGGAAGCTGCAGGGCACCTAAGTCATCCATTTACATCTGGATTCTAGTCTTTGCTGTTTTTGTGTATGTTGTGATTCATACCCTAGTATCCAGAAGGGTTATTCCAAAATCATTGAGAAAGAAGCTGCAAACAATGATGGATGAAATTCGATCCAGACGCGGTGGCAGTGTCAGTTCCACACAAGCAAGCAGCAATCCAGAGGAAGATGTTGAGGAGGACCGTAAGTTCATATTGATGCTTGCAACTTTTGCTGCTACTATCACATACCAAGCCGGATTGAATCCACCTGGAGGCTTTTGGGCTGAAAATCCTTCTTATGAGCATCCTCCAGCTACCTCTATTCTCCGCAGTAACTACCTTCACCGGTATAATATTTTTATTTGCTGCAATGCGACTTCTTTTGTGGCATCTTTGGTCACAATCATTCTTCTTCTGAGCCCAGAATTGAGTAGCCATGGAATAAGGTCCAAAGCTGTGATTGTGTGTGTCGTATTTGACCTATTTGGTCTGATTGGGGCCTATGCTGCAGGGTGCTGTAGGAGTGTAAGGACATCTTTCTTTGTTGTGTTCATTACTGTCATAGTATGGGTCTGCTTTGCGGTGTTAGCTGCGGCATTTGTTTACAAACCTGTAGCAGACTGGCTGCAAAAGATCAAAGATCATAAGTGCTTCAAAAAACTTGGTCGGCTCTTTTCACTGGAATCAGGAAATTCAGAGCAAGATCATTCTCATGCAACTGGTCAGCATACTACAGACCTTGCAACAGTTACGCCAGAAGAAGGCAGTGCTTCTGACACAGAAAACCGAGTTCAAAACAGCAAACAGGATGGAATCCTTAGGGAGCATCAGCATGCAGACAGCCAGAAAATTGCAAATAATGAGGAGGCTGAGCCCAGCTCAGAGCAACCATCGGTCAATGACCCGCAACCAGGAAATACCACAAATATTGTGTTCAACCCAGAGGGTCAGTGTATAGACTGCCAATCAGTTGCAAATGATGCAGTCTCTGACACAGGACATCCTTCAATCaaatgccaccaagctacaaataCTGTGAATCAAGTGCCTAGCACTGATAATCATTCCGCAGACAATCAGCAAGATGCAAGTAAGAAGGAACAGCTGTCTCCAAATAATGGCCCAAAGACTGCAAATATTGTTGACTATATGCCCAAGAAGCAAGTTGCAGATACGaaaggtcaatcttcatcaactgATGAATGCAAGGATGCAGTTATTTTAGTGGATGATTCGTCTGAACAAACAACGTCAGATAATCACTGCAATGGAGCCACCAACGATCACCAAGTACAGCAAGTGCATTCTGATGGGCCTATGAGAACCAGTGAGATTGAGATGGTTGGAAGTAATAACATTGTTGTGCCTTATGAAAATGGCAATGTTGACAAGAAAGGAGGTCCCACTGAAGATAGCAGCAAAAAGAATTCTGATGACGGACCAACTTCGGAACCTCTGAAGAAGTCCCGCACATACCTACTTCTTCTTGCCATTCTGGCAGTTTCTCTGACATATCAATCAGGTTTGAATCCGCCAGGTGGCTTCTGGTCAAGAACAGAGAATGGTCATTCAGCTGGTGATCCCATCCTTGAGGACAATCACCATCCCCGTTATATTGCATTCTTCTATCTGAATGCAGTCGCGTTTGTTGCATCCTTTGTCATGATCATTATGCTCCTGAACAAGAGGATAAGCGAGAAGGCTACAAAACGATTTGCTCTACAGATAGCAATGATAGTGGACCTTCTTGCCCTAATGGGGGCTTATGTTATGGGAAGCTCCAGGGAGGCAAGGAGCTCCATGTACATCTCATTGTTGGTGGGCCTTGTACTTGCTTATGTTGGCATTCATCTTTTGATAGCACATGTAATCCCTGAAGGGTGGAAAAAAGTGGTGGCTGAAAAGCTAAAGCTCTTCTCGTGCAAACATTTGTGGCCCAAATTGCATCAGGATGGCGAAAACCAGAATGGGGATGTTGACGGGAAGGAGTGGGAGCGGAGGCGTAATCTGCTATTGATTCTTGCTGTTCTAGCTGCAACTGTCACATACCAAGCTGGTATAAACCCTCCAGGAAGTGTATGGTCAGATGACAAGAAGGTCAGTGGCACACCAGGCAGTCCAATCCTTCAGCACAATCATTCAAAACGCTATGATGTGTTCTACTACTCAAATTCAGTTACATTCGTGTCATCTGTAGTTATCACGATACTACTTGTGAACAAGGAATCATGTGAGCGTGGCATCAAGTGCTATGCACTGCGAGTATGTCTGGTGGTGGGCTTGGTTGGCCTCTTGATTGCCTATGCTGCAGGAAGCTGCAGGAAAGCAAAAGAATCTAAGTATCTCATCATCATCGCTGTTGCAGTTCTGGCCTTCCTTGTGATTCAAGTCCTTATACTCTCTTCGACACATGGTACAGTATGGGGGCCGTTGAGCAAATTCTTGGAAGACTCTCTGAAACGGCTTCTTCGTCCAAAAGAGTCCAGGCAAGAAACTGTTTCTGAGCGGCAAGAAAGTTCGGATCAGAAtgagaaagaaaagagaaagaggCATAAATATCTGATGCTCCTTGCAGTTTTAGCAGCCTCCATCACATACCAAGCTGGTCTGAACCCGCCTGGTGGTTTCTGGTCTGATGATTCCAACCATGTTGCAGGAAATCCAGTCCTTCATGATATTCATCCCTGGCGCTACAGAGCATTCTTCATCTTCAATGGTATCTCCTTCATGACATCTATTGTCGTGATAATGTTTCTGTTGAAAAAGGCTGTGAGGAGGAATGGTGTTCTACTGGAGGTATTGCATTTGATCATGATACTGGATCTGCTAGCTCTTATGACAGCTTTTGCTGCGGGAAGCTGCCGAAAATTAAGGACTTCAATGTATGTCTATGGGCTAGTAATTGCGGTTGCAGTATACCTCGTGGTTGCAATTGGTGTAGCGAGCGGCATTGCGAAGTGTCTGAGACCAAGGCAAAGAAATGGGCATTCCCTCGAAGGCAATCCTGAAAGTGCTTCCACAACAAACCCGCCGATAGCTGCACAACAAGTTTGA